The genomic DNA GCACAGCCAGGCGATCAGCCGGCTGCGGGCGAAGTTGAAGGATTCGCTTTAGGGATCTTGCCGATGGCTCGATGCGCCGGGCGCGCCTCCCCCGAGCTGCTCGGCAAGCCCGACGATGATGCCCTCGGGCCCGCGGATGTAGGCGAGGCGGTAGCTTTCCTCGTACTGCATCTCGCCAATGATCTCGGCCCCGTGGGCGCGCATGCGCGCGACCATGGCGTCGATGTCATCGACGGCGAACATGATGCGGCGGATGCCCAGCGTGTTCACCGGCGGGTCCACCGGACCAAACCTGATCGCGCCGGGCGTGTGGAACTTGTCCAGCTCGATGCCCTGTCCATCGGGCGTCCGCAACATCGCCAGGGTGGCGCGGACATCCTTGAGCCCGATCAGTTGTCCGATCAAAGGCCCTTCCACCGTCGTTTCGCCCTCGAGCTTGAGGCCCAGTTCGATGAAGAACGCCTTGGTCGCCTCAAGGTCGTCGACAACGACAAGAACGTTGTCCATGCGTTTGAGCGTCATATCCTTCTTCCTCTCCTCAGTGTGGAGCGCGAGTTGGAGGCCATTCGACCGAAAGCCGCGGCCACCGCTCGCCGAACCGTTTCGCCTCAACCCGCTGCCGGTAGGTTGCAGCACTCGCCCGCAGGGGGTTGTGCCGGACGCGCAGCTCGAACAGGTCATCGAGTCCATGCGGCGCGACCACGCCCAGCGATTCATCCTCGTTCAGCCAGACGCCGACGCAGGTTGCAAATTCCGGCCAGGTCGCAACGCCTTCTTCCAAGGATGCAAGGGGGGGCACCACCTGGCCGAGGGCGGCGGCAAGCCAGCGGTGCACGCCCGCCTGGTTCGTCACCTCCCAGTGAAAGCCCGGCATGGTCGAACGAAGCCGGGCCTCGAGGTTGGCATCGTGCTCCGGACCAGCCTCCGCGTCGAAGTAGACGACATCCAGGTCTTCGGCGGCCGAGCGCCGTTCGAAGCCGTGAAGCGTGTCCCACACCAGGGACCGGATGGCGCCGGCGCCAATGCACCAGGACCGCAGTCCGAGCGAGCGCACGGCCCGCAGTGCGGCCATCAACTCGTCCGATGCGGCCACCATGGCGGCAAGCCTCTGCGCGTGGTCTGCCCTGGGGCTGGAAGTCATGCCCCGATGGTAAGCCGGCAGACCCGCGCAGCCTCAGAACCCGAGGCTCTCCAGCAGGTCGTCCACCTGCGCCTGGCCCGTCACGGCCTCCGGGTTGCCCGGCACCACCTGCGGGCCGTTCTGCAGGCTGCTGGCTTCGGCCTCGTGGCGTTTCTCGGCGTGCTTGTCGAGATGCGAGTTGTCGATCAGCACCTGCAGCAGCTGGGTCTCGACGTCGTTGACCACTTCCATCATCTTCTTGATGACCTGGCCCGTGAGGTCCTGGAAGTCCTGCGCCATCAGGATCTCGATCAGCTGCGTGTTGATGGCCCCGGCCTTCTGCGGCACGTCCTGCAGGTAGCCCCGCGTATCCATCACGAGCTGGCGCGCATGGTCCAGCTCGACCGGGTTGGCGAACCATTCGTCCCAGCGCCGGCTCAGCCCCTTGGCATTGCTGGCAAGGTCTTCCTGCAGCGGCTGCGCCAGGTCGATGGCGTTGAGCGCGCGGTGCGCCGCCCGCTCGGTCATGGAGGCGATGTAGCCCAGGCGGTCGCGCGCATCGGGAATGGCTTGCGCGGCCTTGGCAACCTGCTTGTCCAGGCCCAGCTCGCGCAGGCCCTCGCGCAACTGCCGGGTCAGCTGCCCGATGCGCCCGAGCAACTCTTCGGCCGTGTTCCCGTGCTCCGCGGGTTCGAGCGCTGCGTGTGTCATGTCAGGCCGCCTCTTTCTGGAGCTTCTCGAAGATCTTGGTGATCTTTTCCTCGAGCGTGGCCGCCGTGAAGGGCTTGACCACGTAGCCGTTGGCGCCGGCCTGCGCGGCCGCGATGATGTTTTCCTTCTTGGCCTCGGCCGTGACCATCAGCACCGGCAGTTTGGCCAGTTCGGGGTCGGCGCGGATGGTCTGCAGCATGGTGAGGCCGTCCATGTTGGGCATGTTCCAGTCCGACACCACGAAGCCGAAGTTGCCGCCGCGCAGCTTCTCGATGCCGGCCGCGCCGTCCTCGGCCTCGTCGACGTTGAGGAACTCGAGTTCCTTCAACAGGTTGCGCACGATGCGCCGCATGGTCGGGAAGTCGTCCACGACCAAAATTTTGATGCTCTTGTCAATCACGATTCTTCAACTCCAACAGTTCGTTTTTCAAACCCGGTTCGTGCGTTCGCCGAAGGTGCGCAGATGGGCCAGCACGCGGCGCCCCATCTCTGCCAGCGGCGCCACCTCGTCGGCGGCGCCCAATGCGATGGCCTCGCGCGGCATGCCGAAGACCACGCAGCTGGCCTCATCCTGCGCGAAGGTGTAGGCACCGGCCTGCTTCATGCGCAGCAGGCCTTCGGCGCCGTCCCGGCCCATGCCCGTGAGGATCATTCCGATCGCGTTCTTGCCGGCGTGCCTGGCGGCCGAATCGAACAGCACGTCGATCGAGGGCCGGTGGCGGTTCACCGGCGGCTCCTGGTCGAGCTGCGCCACGTAGTTGGCGCCGCTTCGCCCGAGCGACAGGTGAAAGCCGCCGGGCGCGATGTAGGCATAGCCCGGCAGCACGCGCTCGCCATGCTCGGCTTCCTTCACGGTGATACGGCACAGGCCGTTCAGGCGCTGCGCGAACGAGCGCGTGAAGCCGGCCGGCATGTGCTGTGCAATGAGCACCGCGGGCGCATCGGGCGGCAGCGGCAGCAGCACCTCGCGGATGGCCTCGGTGCCGCCGGTGGAGGCGCCGATGATGACGAGCTTCTCGGTGCTCAGGAGCGGGCTGCGCAGCAGCGGCTCCTGCGGGTTGCTGTCTGCCGCGCCCTTGGCCGAGGCGCCGTGCCGGCCCGGCAGCAGCCGCGCCGCGGCGGCCGTGCGGATCTTGCCGGCGATGAGC from Variovorax sp. V93 includes the following:
- the cheY gene encoding chemotaxis response regulator CheY, whose product is MDKSIKILVVDDFPTMRRIVRNLLKELEFLNVDEAEDGAAGIEKLRGGNFGFVVSDWNMPNMDGLTMLQTIRADPELAKLPVLMVTAEAKKENIIAAAQAGANGYVVKPFTAATLEEKITKIFEKLQKEAA
- a CDS encoding VOC family protein, which codes for MTLKRMDNVLVVVDDLEATKAFFIELGLKLEGETTVEGPLIGQLIGLKDVRATLAMLRTPDGQGIELDKFHTPGAIRFGPVDPPVNTLGIRRIMFAVDDIDAMVARMRAHGAEIIGEMQYEESYRLAYIRGPEGIIVGLAEQLGGGAPGASSHRQDP
- a CDS encoding chemotaxis response regulator protein-glutamate methylesterase gives rise to the protein MKKIKVLCVDDSALIRSVMTEIINSQADMTVVGTAADPLQARDLIKLTNPDVLTLDVEMPRMDGLEFLEKLMRLRPMPVVMVSSLTERGSEIALRALELGAIDFVTKPRLGVRDGLLQYTELIAGKIRTAAAARLLPGRHGASAKGAADSNPQEPLLRSPLLSTEKLVIIGASTGGTEAIREVLLPLPPDAPAVLIAQHMPAGFTRSFAQRLNGLCRITVKEAEHGERVLPGYAYIAPGGFHLSLGRSGANYVAQLDQEPPVNRHRPSIDVLFDSAARHAGKNAIGMILTGMGRDGAEGLLRMKQAGAYTFAQDEASCVVFGMPREAIALGAADEVAPLAEMGRRVLAHLRTFGERTNRV
- the cheZ gene encoding protein phosphatase CheZ; translation: MTHAALEPAEHGNTAEELLGRIGQLTRQLREGLRELGLDKQVAKAAQAIPDARDRLGYIASMTERAAHRALNAIDLAQPLQEDLASNAKGLSRRWDEWFANPVELDHARQLVMDTRGYLQDVPQKAGAINTQLIEILMAQDFQDLTGQVIKKMMEVVNDVETQLLQVLIDNSHLDKHAEKRHEAEASSLQNGPQVVPGNPEAVTGQAQVDDLLESLGF
- a CDS encoding nucleotidyltransferase family protein translates to MVAASDELMAALRAVRSLGLRSWCIGAGAIRSLVWDTLHGFERRSAAEDLDVVYFDAEAGPEHDANLEARLRSTMPGFHWEVTNQAGVHRWLAAALGQVVPPLASLEEGVATWPEFATCVGVWLNEDESLGVVAPHGLDDLFELRVRHNPLRASAATYRQRVEAKRFGERWPRLSVEWPPTRAPH